TCCGCATAGGCCGGTAGATAGGCCGGCCCCAGCGGGCAGACTTCGCCATAGCCGGTGATGCCCTTGTCGGTCTCTACCACGATGACCGTTGAGTCGAACACGGTCACGGAATTACCGCCGGACCATTTGTAGGTCCCTTCATGCAGCGGCAGTTCGACGCGATGGGCGCGGATGGCGGTGATCTTCATGAAACTGTCCCCTGATGCTTGCCCGACGGCAGATGCTCTCGGTATTACCCTTCGTCACCGTCGATGTCGATATCATCCGCCGCACCCAGCACGCGTTTGGCGAGCGCAAAGCTGAATCCGGCCCTGGCCATGGCGGAAAGGTCACGCTTGGCCTGTACCAGGCGCTGCTCGCCGGCGATATGCCGGGCGCGGTAGCGGCCGAGCCGGCGGCGCTTGGCATAGGCAATGGCCGCTGCCTCCTCGGTGTCGCCGAATTCCTCGACCAGGCTTTCCATCGCCATACCCTGCATGTCCTGATTGATGCCGAGCTGCGCGAGCTTGGCGCCGATCTGACGGCGCGAGGCGCCGCGGCGGGTGAGGCTCGCGGCCTTCATGCCGGCAAAGGCCTGGTCGTCGAGGAAGCGGTTGCGCTCCAGCTTTTCGATCACCGCCGGGATCGCGGCCAGCATCTCGGTGGGATCGTCGCCGTGGAAATGGGTCGATCTGCGGATGCGGCGCGTCAGCATTTCCTGTACCCGCTTCTTGGTAGTCGCAAAGCGTGCGAGATAATCGAGGGCGATCTGGTCGAGATCGGTGATCGCGAGGCGGCGAGGTCGGCGGTCGGCCATGATATGAGGTTCCTTCGCCGCGAAGCTTTGCAGATTCCCGCGACCGAGACAAATATCTGTCCAGGACAATTTTTCCGGACCGTCTGGAAACCGCGCGAAATCCGGTCTATCAATTCCGCGCCCAATTCCTTGGGTTCTGGGGGAGCGTCCGCGACATGTCCGAGTCGATTTTCGCCGCCAACTACAAGAACGAGGCCTATTGGTGGGAGGCAGCCCCCCGTCCGGATCGATGCGCGACCAGCCTGCCTGCCAAGGTGGACGTGTTGGTGATCGGCTCCGGCTATACCGGGCTGATGGCCGCGCGCGAAACCGCCAAAGGCGGCCGCTCGACCCTGGTTCTCGATGCGGAGGCAGCCGGTTTTGGCTGCTCCAGCCGCAATGGCGGCCAAGTCTCGACCAGCATTAAACCAACCTATGGCGAACTCTCAGGTCGCCTCAATCAGGAAACCGCCTTTGGGATCCGCCGCGAGGGCTTGAATGCGCTTGGGTACATCGGCGATCTGATCACCGGCGAAAACCTCGCTTGCGATTGGGAGGTGAGCGGTCGCTTCCATGCCGCGCACAACCCCAAGCAGTACGACGCCCTGGCCAAGAGCCTCGCCGCCCAGCCCAAGGACCTCTCCAGCCCCTATTTCATGGTCCCGAAGGCAGAGCAGGCCAAGGAGATCGATAGCGCCTTTTATCATGGTGGTGCCGTGCATTCGAAACATGCAGCACTCCATCCCGGCAAGTTCCATCTCGAATTGCTGCGCCTCGCTGAGGCCGCCGGCGCGCAGGTGGTCGGCTATTGCCCGGTCACGACGATCGAGAAGGATGGCCAGGGCTTCATCGTCTCGACACCGCTTGGCAAGGTTTCCGCGCGTGACGTGGTTGTCGCGACCAACGGATATACCGGACCACTGACACCCTGGCATCGCCGGCGGGTCATCCCGATCGGTAGCTATATCATCGCCACGGAAGAACTGCCGCTGGAGTTGACCAGCCGGCTGCTGCCGACCAATCGCATGATCTCCGACACCAGGAAGCTCGTGTTCTACTACCGCCTGTCACCGGACAAGCGCCGTATCCTGTTCGGCGGCCGTGTCGCCTATAAGGAGAACGACCCGAAGGTCAGCGCGCCACGCCTCCACAATTGGATGTCGCTGATTTTCCCGGAGGTCAAGGAGACCAAGGTCACCCATAGCTGGATGGGCTATGTCGCCTATACCTTCGACACGTTGCCGCATATCGGGAAGCAGGACGGCCTGTGGTATGCGATGGGCTATTGCGGCTCGGGCGTGTCGCTCGCCACCTATTTCGGCATGAAGATCGGCCAGCAGGTCCTGGGCAAGGCGGACGGCAGATCCGCGCTCGACAACGTGCCGTTCCAGACGCGCCCGCTTTATGAAGGCAATCCGTGGTTCCTGGCGCCGTCGATCCTCTACTACCGGATCAAGGATTCGCTGCCGATCTAACTATCTCCGCGACCGGAAGAAACTCCGCAGCAACTCGGCACTCCGTGCTTCGCCGACGCCGCCGGTAACATTCGGCCGATGATGGCAGGTGGGGAGGGTGTAGATTTTGGGCCCGCTGTCGACCCCGCCGCCCTTCGGGTCCGGCGCCGCATAGATCACCCGTCGCAGGCGCGCGAACGAGATCGCGGTGGCGCACATCGGGCAAGGTTCCAGTGTCACGTAGAGATCGGCGAAAGGCAGGCGCTTTTCCTTCCGCCCCATGGCCACGGCCCGGATCACGAGCATTTCGGCGTGCGCGGTCGGATCATGCAGCTCCTCGACCCGGTTGTGGTCGGCCGCCAGCACCTCGCCGCTCACCGGATCGACCAGGACGGCGCCGATCGGCACCTCGGCGCGCTGATAGGCGGCTTCGGCCTGGCGAAAGGCCAGTTCCATGAAATCGACGGGTGGATGGGGGGCTAAATCAGGCATTTGCCTATGTTCCCCTCCCCAAAAGCGCCGGTCAAGCGGGGCCGCCCTGCGCGTGACGCCCTTGTATCGGCGGGGGCGATATGAAATAGCTTGCCCTGAAATCCTGCCAGAGCCGCCAATCCCCGACATAACCGGGCATTCATAGTCCGGCGCGCAGGTGAATTTGGAGCCAAATCATGACCAATCCCCTCATCGGCCTCACCTTGGATGTCGATGCCCCGCGCGGCCTTTCCAAGGCACCGCATTATTCCCTGCGCGCCACCTATACCCAGGCGGTGTCGAGCGCCGGCGGCATGCCCATGTGCCTGCCCCATGAACCCGAGATGGTCGAGGCCTATGCCGACACCATTGCCGGCCTGGTCGTGACCGGCGGCGGCTTCGACGTCAACCCGGCGCTGTTCGGCGAGAACACCAAGCATGCGACTGTGCGCACCAAGGAAGGTCGCACGTCGTTCGAGCTCGGCATCGTGAAGGCAATGCTGAAGCGCAACAAGCCGGTGCTCGGCATCTGCGGTGGCCAGCAGCTTATCAATGTCATTTTGGGGGGAACCCTTATCCAGCATATCGAGGATGAGGTCGCGGATTCGCTGCTCCACGAACAGCCCAACCCGCGCACCGAGCCCGGGCATAAGGTCAAGCTGACCCCCGGCACGCTCCTGCAGCGGATCATCGGTGCTGAAGAACTGCCTGTGAACAGCGCACATCACCAGGCGGTGAAGTCGGTCGGTGCAGGTGTGGTCGTCAACGCAACCGCCCCCGACGGGGTGATCGAGGGGATCGAGGACCCTCGCTATAAATTCTGCCTTGGGGTGCAGTGGCATCCCGAACTCAATGTCTCGGCAGGCGATGCCAAGATCCTTTCTGCCTTCGTTGATGCGGCCCGTGTTTCATCGGTCGTCGCAGCATGAGCAAGGATCAGAAGCGGATCAAAAGTGCCCATGCTGGCGAACGTATTGCCAAGGTGATGGCGCGTGTTGGTCTCTGCTCGCGGCGCGACGCGGAGATCTGGATCGTCAATGGCCGCGTCAGCGTCAACGGCAAGGTCCTCACCTCGGCGGCGGTGAATGTCGGCACCAAGGATGTGATCCTGGTCGACGGCCAGCCCTTGCCGGAGAAGCAGCTGTCGCGGGTCTGGCTCTATTACAAGCCCAAGGGCCTGATGACGACGGCTTACGACCCGGAAGGCCGTGCCACCGTGTTCGACAACCTGCCGGCCGATATGCCGCGGGTGATCTCGATCGGCCGTCTCGACTTGAATTCCGAAGGCCTGCTGCTGCTCACCAATGATGGCGAGCTGGCGCGCAAGCTGGAACTGCCGACCACCGCCTGGATCCGCCGTTACCGCGTCCGCGTCAATGGCCGCTTCGACCCGAAGCTGCTTGATGGCCTGAAGGACGGCATCGAGATCGACGGTGTGCGCTACGGCCCGATCATCGCGTCCTTCGACCGCCAGCAGGGTGCCAATGCCTGGCTCAACATGGCGCTGACCGAGGGTAAGAATCGCGAAATCCGCCGCATCTGCCAGCATTTCGGCTGGCCGGTCAGCCGTTTGATCCGCGTCGGCTATGGTCCCTTCCGCCTGGACGAGATGGAGCCGGGTCAGGTCCATGAAGTTAAGGGCAAATTGCTGAAAGAGCAGTTGCAGTTCGGCAACGATTACCGCCACGAAGAAAAGACCGATCTGGAAAAGGCGGCCCAGGAATCCGAGAACCGCCGCGCCCGTCGCGAACGTCCGGCCTTCGACAAGGGTCCTGACAAACGTACCCGCGAGAAGAACATGCCGCGCAGCGAGCGGGAAGCTCGGGCCGAACGACCGGTCCGCGCCGAGCGCAGTGAACGGCCCGCGCGTGCCGAGGTTCCTGCAGGCAGCGAAGGTCGCGGCCGCAATCAGCGGCCAGGCCGCAACGAGCGCATGGCCCGCGAAGACGGCGCAGCGCCGCGCTTCGAACGGCCGGCCCGCAGCGAGAAGCCGAGTTGGGACAAGTCACCGCGTCCGGGGAACAGGCCTGAAAAGCCGATCCGGCCAGCACGTGCCGAGCAAGCCAGCCGGTCTGAGCGACCCTTGCGCGATGAGCGGCCGCGTGAAGAGCGAGCACCACGGACCGAGCGGCCCGCGCGCACCGACGCGCCCTATCGCAGCGAAAGGCCGAGCTGGGCGGACAAGCCGCGGCGGAGCGATTCACCGGGCCGTGGCGATCGACCCGAGCGCGGCGAACGACCGGCTTTTGTGAAGCGTGAGGATCGACCGGCGCGGGACGAGCGGCCGCGTCGCAACGAGTCGGGCGGACAAGGCGGCAAGCCAAGCTGGTCGAGACAGCCGGATCGCGATGAGCAGCCGGTGCGCCAGGAGCGTGCCCGCCGCAACGATCGCGGCGCCCGCAACGAACAGGCCGCGCGCGGCGATGCGCCCAAACCCGGCCTGAAACCCGGTTGGGCGAAGAACAAGCCCACCAAACCGCAGCCCGGCACCGGCCGCAAGCCGGACCGTGACCGCGCGATCAAGGACGAGCGCTACGCCCGGAGCGAACGCCCGACCGTCGACGAGCGGCCGCGCAAGAGCTTTCTGAAGCCGGCCGGCGACATGCCCAGGAGCGATAAGCCGAGGGGGCCGAAACCGACGGGCGACAAGCCCCGTGGAAAACCAGCCGGCAAATCTGGCGGCAAGCCGGGATCGGGCAATGCGCGTCGATTCAGGTAGCCATCGTGGAACCCGCCTCGCTGTCCCGGAAGGCAGCGATGTGCGGCCGACCTCGGACCGGGCACGCCAGGCGATCTTCAACATCCTCGTCCACGGCCACGATGTGGTCGCCGGGGCCAAGGTGCTGGATGTCTTCGCCGGCTCCGGCGCCTTGGGGCTGGAAGCCTTGTCGCGGGGGGCCACGTCACTGATCGCGATCGAGAAGGATCGCGCCGCCGCGGATTGCATCAAGCAGAATATCGCCGCCTGCCAGGAAACCCAGCGCAGTACGATCGTGCTGGGCGACGCGCTCAATCCGCCCGAAGCACACCGCCACGCCCGCTTCACCCCGGCCGATCTGGCCTTTCTGGACCCGCCCTATGGCCAGGATCTGATTGTCCCGGCTTTAACGGCGCTCGACCGGCGCGGATGGATCGCCGCGAATGCTCTGATCGTGGCGGAAATGGGGGGGCGGGATGCGTTCGCGCCACCACCCGGCTTCAGCCTGGTCGATGAGCGGCGCTATGGCAAGGCGCGCATCATCTTCCTGCAACGCGACGCGTGATCTTTCGGCACAGCGCTATTTGCGCGGCAGCAGGAACAGCGCCAGCCCAGCGACATTGACGGCTGCCGCCAGTGCGAAAGCGGTGCTGGCACCAAGCTGGTCCCAAGCCAAACCCATCGCCGCTGATCCGACGAAGATCGCGATGCCGGCGGCCAGGTTGAAAACACCGAAGGCCGTGCCGCGCAGATGTGCCGGTGCGTAATCGGCCACCAGGGCCGAGAAGACACCCTGCGTGAAGGTGAGGTGCAGGCCCCAGATGCCGGCGCCGATCCAGACCAGCAGCGGTCCCGTCGCAAGCACCATGGTCAGATGCGAGAGGACCAGCAGCGCAAAGCCGAGGGCGATCACGCGTGTGCGGCCGATCCGATCGGACCAGATGCCGGCCAATGGCGTCAGCGGAACGGCGACGAGGTTCATCACCACCAAGGTCATCGGCGCCCAGGCCGCGTCAACGCCGACATCCTGTGCGCGCAGGATATGGAACGCTTCGGAAAAGCGTGGCAGCAGCAGCAGGAACAAAAGACCCATCGCCAGCCAGAAGGGTCGCCCGAGTTGACGGAGTTCGCTGAGGCGCAGGGGAAAGGGCCGCTTCACGCGGGGCTCCGTGACGGCCGGCTCGCGCACACCGGTCAGCATCACGGCGACCGAGAGGATGGCGGGGACACAGGCCCACCACAGAACCGGCGTCACGTCGCCGAGATAAAGCTGCAGCAGCAGGATGGCGGCCAGGGGTCCGATGACGGCACCGGCATTGTCGAGCGCCTGGCGCACGCCATAGGCATAGCCACGATGCTCGGGGGCCACCCAATCGGCAATCAGTGCATCGCGCGGCGCGCCGCGCACACCCTTGCCGAAGCGATCGGCAAAGCGACCCGCGAACACCATGAAGGGCGTTGCCGCCATCGGAAAGATCACCTTGGAACAAGCGCTCAGGCCATAGCCCAGGGCGGCGATGTATTTGCGGTTCCGCCAGTAGTCACTAAGCGCGCCGGAGAAAATCTTGGTGATCGAGGCCGTGGCTTCCGCGAGACCGTCGATGATCCCAACCAAGAGCACGCTGGCACCCATCGTGTTGACGAGCAGCAGCGGGAGCACTGCGTGCACGATCTCGCTCGACCCATCCATCAGCAAGCTGGTCAATCCCAGCATCCAGATGGTGCGTGGCAAAGCGGGCCGCTGCCCCTCCGCCCTCATCGACGCCCGAACAACCGTTCGATATCGGAGAGCTTCAGCTCAACATAGGTCGGCCGGCCATGATTGCACTGGCCGGAATGAGGAGTCGCCTCCATCTGGCGCAGCAGCGCGTCCATTTCGGCTGGCAGTAATTGCCGCCCGGCGCGCACAGAACCATGGCACGCCATGGTCCCACAGATGTCCTCGAGCTTCTCCTTGAGGCTAAGGACCGCACCGAGTTCGGCGATTTCTTCCGCCAAATCACGCACCAGGCCTTTGACATCGCTTTGTCCCAACAGGGCCGGTACTTCGCGCACCGCGATCGCATCGTGACCGAAGGCTTCAATCGCAAGGCCCAGTTCCTCGAGTTCCGCGCTACGCGCCAGCAGCGATCCCACCAGCTTGGCCGGGAGTTCGACGATCTCCGGGATGAGCAGCGCCTGGCGCTTCACACCGCCGCTGGCCAGCGCCACCTTCATGCGCTCCAGGACCAGGCGTTCATGGGCGGCATGCTGGTCGACGATGACCATGCCGTCCTTGGTCTGCGCCACGATATATGTGCCAAAGATCTGTGCCCGCGCGATGCCCAGCGGATAATCCTGTTGGGGGACATTGTCCTGCATCGGTGCATGAGCGACGCCGGATGGCCGCGCCATTTCCGGCGAGAGGGGGGCAAAAGCGGCCATCGCCTGCTGCACGACACCGGCATTGAAGCGATTGAGTTGGCCGTTGCCGCCATGCATCGCCTGGTAGGCTGTCGGCAAAGGTGCCGCGACGCCGGACATGCCACCGAAGGCCGCGATCGCCGCATTGGCAACGGTGGTCGAGGCGCGGTGCCCCGACGCATCCATGGCGCGGCGAATGGCACCGACGATGAGGCCGCGCACCATGGCCGGATCCTGGAAGCGCACCTCGGCCTTGGCCGGATGCACATTCACATCGACGAGCTCGGGCGGGCAGTTGAGGAACAAGGCCACCAGCGGGTGCCGGTCGCGCGCCAGGAAATCCTGATAGGCGCCGCGAATGGCCCCCTGCAACAGCCGGTCGCGCACCGGCCTGCCATTGACGAAGAGATATTGCGAGGCAGCCGTCGCCCGGTTGAGCGTTGGTAAGCCGGCAAAACCGCTGAGGTTCAGCCCTTCCCGCTCGACCGAGAGCGCCACGGCATTCGCGGCGAAATCGCGCCCCATGACGTCGCCGAGGCGCTTCAACCGTGCGGCATCCGGCGCCTCCATGAGGTCCGCTTGCGCGGCATCGAGGCGCAGCACGCTCTTTCCGTCATCGGTCAACGAGAAGGCGATTTCGGGATGCGCCATGGCGATCCGTTCCAGGATCTCGACCACGGCATTCTGCTCGGACCGCGCGGTCTTCAAGAACTTGAGGCGCGCGGGGACGGCATAGAACAAGTCGCGCAACTCGACCCGCGTGCCGGCGGTGATGGCGGTCGGCTCCGGTCCCTGCCGCTCACCGCCTTCGACCCGGATGATCCAGCCTTCCTCGGCGCCGCGCGCGCGGCTGGCGATGGAAAGCCGCCCCACCGCGCCGATCGAGGGCAGGGCCTCGCCGCGGAAACCGAAGAAGCCGATATGGACGAGATCGTCATCGGGCAGTTTCGAGGTCGCGTGCCGCTCGATGGCCAAGGCCAGCTCGCGAGGGCCCATGCCATGGCCGTCATCGGTGACACTGATAAAGCTCTTGCCACCCTCGCGCAGTTCGACGGCAACGCGGGCGGCGCCCGCATCGACGGCATTCTCGACCAGTTCCTTCACCACCGAGGCAGGTCGTTCGATGACCTCGCCGGCGGCGATCTGGTTGACGAGATTGGCTGGCAAAAGACGAATCGGCATGAGGTTTAGTCTAGCACCCTATCCGGGAGCAATTGTACCGTCCGTCGCTGGGGACTTGCGGGGCGTGCGGCTCAATGGCTGAATGGCGCCCCGCCGCCAACATGAACGGAAGCCAAGCCATGAGCGCCACCGACCAGGAATTCCCCGCCGCCGACGATTATGGCCGTGGCCTCAAGGGCTTCGGGGTCAACCTGCTGGTCCGCGACGTGGCGCGCACGGTGGCCTTTTCCCGTGACATCCTGCTCACGGAAACCGCCATGGCGAATGAGGACTTTGCCGTGCTGCGCCACCGCGTGAACGGGCAGCTCCTTGCTGAATGGATGCTGCATGCCGACGGCACCTATCATGCCAATCCGCTTTTGGGCCTGCTGCCTGAAAGCGGCGTCCGCGGCGCCGGCGCCGAATTGCGGCTCTATCACCTCGACCCGGATGCCGCCGTGGCGCGCGCCAAGGCCGCCGACTATGTGGTTCTCAACGAGCCCGCCGACAAACCTCACGGCATGCGCGAGGCCTATATCCTGGACCCGGACGGATATTGCTGGGTGGTCAGCCTGCCATTGGCGAAGAAGCCCTAGTCCTTCGCATACCCCCGGTACCACGCCACGAACTTTTCCAGCCCCTCGGCCAGCGACGTTTTGGGTTCATAGCCGAGATCGGCACGGCTCAAGGTAAGATCGGCCCAGGTCGCCGGCACATCGCCCGCTGCCGGCGGATGAATATTGCGTTGCGCCTTCTGACCACAGGCCTGCTCCACCAGGTCGATCAGGTGATTAAGGCTGACGGGCCGGTCGCTACCGAGATTGTAGAGCCGATGCGGCATGGCTTCATGGCGATCTGGCGGTCGATCAAGTGCCGCGAGCACGCCGGCCACGATATCGTCGATGTAGGTAAAATCGCGTTCCACGCTGCCATCGCCGAATACCTCGATCTTCTCACCGGCAAAGATCGCCTGGGTGAAGCGGTAATAGGCCATGTCCGGCCGGCCCCAGGGACCAAACACCGTGAAGAAGCGCAGGCCCGTCAACGGCAGATGATAGAGCTGGGCATAGGAGATGCTCATCAGCTCATCGGCGCGCTTGGTCGCGGCATAGAGTGAGGTTGGACAATCGACCGGGTCGTCGATTGCAAAGGGAACCCGCTTGCTCTTGCCATAGACGGAGCTGGAGCTGGCATAGACCAGATGTGCAAGCTTCGGGAGGTGACGGCCAAGCTCCAGGATGTTGAGATGGCCGCTGAGATTCGGTCCGACATAGTCGGTCGGATGGTCGATCGAATGGCGCACCCCGGCCTGCGCCGCCAAGTGAACGATTGCGGTGATGTCGTCGTGCCGCCGCTGCACGGCGGCGTTCAAGGCCGGTGCGCGGCCGATATCGGCAAAGACATAGCGAAGGTTGGGATGCCGCTCCAGGCGATGCAGCCGCGCCTGCTTCAGCCTGGTGTCGTAATAGGCATTCATATTGTCGAGGCCAAGCACTTGCTGGCCGCGCGCCAGCAGCGCCTCGGCGACATGATAGCCAATGAACCCGGCAACGCCGGTAACGAGGATGGTCATCTCGGATCAAGCCTTTACGACGTTGCGGCCGCGCCAGCCGGCACGCACCATGGTGTTGCGCGTATCGACGACCAGCGACGCCAGCTTGCCGATGCGCTTGAAGTCGATCACGTCATGATCCGTCACGATCAGCACGGCGTCGGCGCGCTTGAGCGTGGCATCCGAGAGTGCCTTCGACCGCCGGCCGGCGAGATGCGGATGTTCACGCGACGGCTTGATCTGGGTGATGATCGGATCGTGGTAATCGACCTTGGCACCCTGTGCCTCCAGGAGCTCGATCAGGGTCAGCGCCGGGCTTTCCCGCATGTCGTCGACATTCTTCTTGTACGCGAGGCCGATGACCAGAATATGGGCACCTCTCAGCGCTTTCGCTGCCCGCGCGTTCAGAGCCTCGCTGAGCTTTGACACCACGTAATGCGGCATCAGCGTGTTGATTTCGCCCGCCAGTTCGATGAAGCGCGTGGTGATGCCGAACTCCCGCGCCTTCCAGGTCAGGTAAAAGGGATCGATCGGAATGCAATGCCCACCCAGCCCCGGCCCTGGATAGAACGGCATGAAGCCGAAGGGCTTGGTCTTGGCAGCGTCGATCACTTCCCAGACATCGATACCCATGGCGTCGAAAATCACCTTCAGTTCATTGACGAGGGCGATGTTGACGGAACGGAAAATGTTCTCGGTCAGTTTTACCGCTTCCGCCGTGGCCGGGCTCGACGCCGGCACCGTCTTGACGACGGCCGAGTCATAGAGGGCCAAAGCGAGAGTGAGCGCTGTCTCGCCATCGCCGCCGACCACCTTGGGAATAGCGGCCGTCCCGTATGTTTCATTGCCGGGATCTTCGCGCTCCGGCGAATAGGCAAGGTAAAAGTCACGCCCGCTCTTGAGGGCCTTGGTTTCAAGCGCCGGCCGCACCACCTCATCGGTCGTCCCGGGATAGGTGCTCGATTCCAGCACCACCAACTGGCCCGCCTTGAGATGTTTGCCGATCTCCGCGGCGGTATCCGCGACGAAGGAGAGATCCGGTTCGCGCTGTTTCGAGAGTGGTGTCGGCACGCAGATGATGATGCAATCCATTGCCTTGAGGCCGCGGAAGTCGGCGCTGGCCTTGAGCAGGCCGCTTTTGACCAGCGGGGCGATGCGGCGTCCCGGAATGTGGCGAATATAGGAACGCCCGCCATTGAGTTTGCTGGTCTTGCCCTGGTCGACGTCGAAACCCGTCACGGCAAAGCCCTTCTCGGCAAAGAGGCAGGCAAGCGGCAGCCCGACATAGCCAAGACCGATGATGCCGACTTTCGCGCGCTTTGAGCTGATCCGCTCGGCGAGCCGCTTGGCGCCTGCGTTGGGTCGGGATTTTCGCTGTTCTACCATGACTTAGCTGCTTTCAGATTGTGTCGCCGCACCCTAGCAAAGGGGGCTGCCCGCGTCACATCCTGTTTCGCCTTGACCTTCCCATGATTGGAAGGAGCATATGAGGGTGGCGCGAGTATGAAGGAGCCAAACATGACCACCAGCGCCGACACCGAACTGAGATTGGGTGTCACGGGTATGACCTGTGCCGCCTGTGCCACGCGCATCGAGAAGGTCTTGCGCCGCTTGCCCGGCATTGCCACCGCCGACGTCAATCTGGCGAGCGAAGTGGCCTTGGTCACCGGCAATCCCTCCGTTACCCGCGCAGTTGTCGCGAAGGCGATCGAGCAGGCCGGCTACGGCGTCCGATCCGACGATGCACGCGCGGAGCCCGATCACGAGGCCTGGTTCCTGCTCATGGGTGCCGCACTCACCCTGCCTTTGCTGGCGCCGATGATCCTGGAAATGGCCCTGGGCGGCATGTGGATGCTGGATCCCTGGATCCAGCTGGGTCTTGCGCTGCCGGTGCAGTTCGGCCTAGGCCTGCCCTTCTATCTCGGCGCCTGGCGCGCGGTCCGGGCTTTCAGCGGCAACATGGACCTGCTGGTGGCCTTGGGCACCAGCGCCGCCTT
This genomic interval from Rhodospirillaceae bacterium contains the following:
- a CDS encoding nucleotide sugar dehydrogenase gives rise to the protein MVEQRKSRPNAGAKRLAERISSKRAKVGIIGLGYVGLPLACLFAEKGFAVTGFDVDQGKTSKLNGGRSYIRHIPGRRIAPLVKSGLLKASADFRGLKAMDCIIICVPTPLSKQREPDLSFVADTAAEIGKHLKAGQLVVLESSTYPGTTDEVVRPALETKALKSGRDFYLAYSPEREDPGNETYGTAAIPKVVGGDGETALTLALALYDSAVVKTVPASSPATAEAVKLTENIFRSVNIALVNELKVIFDAMGIDVWEVIDAAKTKPFGFMPFYPGPGLGGHCIPIDPFYLTWKAREFGITTRFIELAGEINTLMPHYVVSKLSEALNARAAKALRGAHILVIGLAYKKNVDDMRESPALTLIELLEAQGAKVDYHDPIITQIKPSREHPHLAGRRSKALSDATLKRADAVLIVTDHDVIDFKRIGKLASLVVDTRNTMVRAGWRGRNVVKA
- a CDS encoding GDP-mannose 4,6-dehydratase, whose amino-acid sequence is MTILVTGVAGFIGYHVAEALLARGQQVLGLDNMNAYYDTRLKQARLHRLERHPNLRYVFADIGRAPALNAAVQRRHDDITAIVHLAAQAGVRHSIDHPTDYVGPNLSGHLNILELGRHLPKLAHLVYASSSSVYGKSKRVPFAIDDPVDCPTSLYAATKRADELMSISYAQLYHLPLTGLRFFTVFGPWGRPDMAYYRFTQAIFAGEKIEVFGDGSVERDFTYIDDIVAGVLAALDRPPDRHEAMPHRLYNLGSDRPVSLNHLIDLVEQACGQKAQRNIHPPAAGDVPATWADLTLSRADLGYEPKTSLAEGLEKFVAWYRGYAKD